A single genomic interval of Deinococcus ruber harbors:
- the deoC gene encoding deoxyribose-phosphate aldolase — protein sequence MNLAPYIDHTLLKATATPADIVTLCQEARQYSFKAVCINPQHVALCRSELTGSGVLIATVCGFPLGATTSEQKADEARMSIQNGADEIDMVIAIGSALAGDWEYVQADIAAVRAATTGKVLKVIIETCYLTDEQKERATEAAVAAGAEFVKTSTGFGTGGATLADVALMRRVIAGRAEIKAAGGVRTPADAEAMIGAGATRLGTSGGVGLVAGQQNTAGY from the coding sequence GTGAATCTCGCGCCGTACATCGACCACACCCTCCTCAAAGCCACCGCCACCCCCGCCGACATCGTTACGCTCTGCCAGGAGGCCCGTCAGTACAGCTTCAAAGCCGTCTGCATCAACCCTCAGCACGTCGCGCTGTGCCGCAGCGAACTGACGGGCAGCGGCGTCCTGATCGCCACCGTCTGCGGGTTTCCGCTGGGAGCAACCACCAGCGAGCAGAAGGCCGACGAAGCCCGCATGAGCATCCAGAACGGGGCCGACGAGATCGATATGGTGATCGCTATCGGCAGCGCTCTGGCAGGCGACTGGGAGTATGTACAGGCCGACATCGCGGCGGTGCGGGCGGCGACGACGGGCAAGGTGCTGAAGGTGATTATCGAAACCTGTTACCTGACGGACGAGCAGAAGGAGCGGGCCACCGAAGCGGCGGTTGCTGCGGGCGCAGAGTTCGTGAAGACCAGCACCGGCTTTGGCACGGGCGGCGCGACGCTGGCAGACGTGGCCCTGATGCGCCGGGTGATTGCCGGACGCGCCGAGATCAAGGCGGCAGGCGGCGTGCGGACTCCTGCCGACGCCGAGGCGATGATCGGGGCGGGAGCGACGCGGCTGGGTACGTCGGGCGGCGTGGGTCTGGTCGCGGGTCAGCAGAACACGGCGGGCTACTGA
- a CDS encoding Maf family protein, producing the protein MSSEPLAADHLSPSSELILASGSPRRRELLGGLGVTFRVVTADIEEISRFTDPAHVARDLAEQKARTVAAREPHALILASDTLVALDGVLLGKPKNAEQNAEYLRHLSGRTHSVFSGVALLEPRGLESDGVSSGSVSSGVLASGVEQTEVTFRSLSEAEISYYARSGEGLDKAGGYGIQGLGMALVARVEGDYSSVVGFPLGLVMRLLRAAGVPVWGQS; encoded by the coding sequence ATGAGTTCCGAACCGCTGGCAGCAGACCACCTCTCCCCTTCCTCCGAGCTGATTCTGGCGTCGGGCAGCCCACGTCGGCGCGAACTGCTGGGGGGGCTGGGCGTGACCTTCCGGGTGGTCACGGCAGATATAGAAGAAATCAGCCGCTTCACTGATCCGGCGCACGTGGCCCGCGATCTGGCCGAACAGAAGGCGCGGACTGTGGCAGCCAGAGAGCCGCACGCCCTGATTCTGGCCTCCGATACGCTGGTGGCTCTGGACGGCGTCCTGCTGGGCAAGCCGAAGAACGCCGAGCAGAACGCCGAGTACCTGCGCCATCTATCGGGGCGCACCCACAGCGTCTTCAGCGGCGTAGCGCTTCTGGAACCACGCGGCCTGGAAAGTGATGGCGTCTCCAGCGGCAGCGTCTCCAGTGGCGTTCTTGCAAGCGGTGTCGAGCAGACCGAAGTGACGTTTCGCTCTCTCAGCGAAGCCGAGATTTCGTATTACGCCCGCAGCGGTGAAGGGCTGGACAAGGCGGGCGGCTACGGTATCCAGGGCCTGGGGATGGCGCTGGTGGCCCGCGTAGAGGGCGATTACAGCAGCGTGGTGGGCTTTCCGCTGGGACTCGTGATGCGGCTCCTGCGGGCGGCAGGCGTGCCGGTGTGGGGGCAGAGTTGA
- the mreD gene encoding rod shape-determining protein MreD: MTRGLGMLRGIVYFVLLIGLQGALSSLLTRAGITPPNLFLLTAAAYALRLRAVPALLAGYAVGLLQDVLGHGLLGLHAAGLAGGVLILIGLRRFITDSGVFQSILTVVSAILGQWAAFLILTYWLRGGLVTVDALEKVLPWELLLTLLVYPLWNRVMSWGLGKRPSADQQMGR, translated from the coding sequence ATGACCCGTGGTCTGGGCATGTTGCGGGGCATTGTGTATTTCGTGCTGCTGATCGGGCTTCAAGGAGCGCTGTCGAGCCTGCTGACCCGCGCCGGAATTACGCCGCCCAACCTGTTTCTGCTGACTGCGGCGGCCTACGCGCTGCGGCTCCGCGCCGTACCTGCGCTGCTGGCGGGGTACGCGGTGGGGCTGCTGCAAGACGTGCTGGGCCACGGGCTGCTGGGGCTGCACGCGGCGGGTCTGGCGGGCGGTGTCCTGATTCTCATCGGACTGCGGCGCTTTATCACCGATTCGGGCGTCTTTCAGAGCATCCTCACGGTGGTGAGCGCCATCCTGGGACAGTGGGCCGCTTTCCTGATCCTGACGTACTGGCTGCGTGGCGGCCTCGTGACAGTAGACGCCCTGGAAAAAGTGCTGCCGTGGGAACTGCTGCTGACCCTGCTGGTCTATCCGCTATGGAACCGGGTGATGAGCTGGGGGCTGGGCAAACGTCCAAGTGCCGATCAACAGATGGGCCGCTGA
- a CDS encoding GNAT family N-acetyltransferase, with protein MTTSPSLSIRPYRPTDLLSLYDICLRTGASGEDGTHLYRDPLLLGHFYAAPYATLYPDTTFVLADDTRAVGYVLGVPDTATFAARCEELWFPVLRGLYPLPDPDDTSRDARMIRAIHRGIGIPDQPWLAQYPAHLHIDLLPDAQGGGYGRKLMQTLLAAMEARGVPGIHLGVGLTNTSAQGFYERLGFQVLERQPAALVYGRRLGEA; from the coding sequence ATGACGACCTCGCCTTCCCTGTCCATTCGCCCTTACCGCCCAACCGACCTGCTGAGCCTGTACGACATCTGCCTGAGAACCGGAGCCAGCGGCGAAGACGGCACGCACCTGTACCGCGATCCACTGCTGCTGGGGCATTTTTACGCCGCGCCCTATGCCACGCTCTACCCCGACACCACCTTCGTGCTGGCCGACGACACGCGGGCGGTGGGGTACGTGCTGGGCGTGCCCGATACTGCCACCTTCGCGGCCCGCTGCGAGGAACTGTGGTTCCCGGTGCTGCGCGGCCTGTACCCGCTTCCAGACCCCGACGACACCTCGCGTGACGCCCGCATGATCCGGGCGATTCACCGGGGCATCGGCATTCCCGATCAGCCGTGGCTGGCCCAGTATCCGGCGCACCTGCACATCGACCTGCTGCCGGATGCACAGGGCGGCGGGTACGGGCGAAAGCTGATGCAGACGCTGCTGGCGGCGATGGAAGCGCGGGGCGTGCCGGGCATTCATCTGGGCGTGGGGCTGACCAACACCTCTGCACAGGGCTTTTACGAGCGGCTGGGCTTTCAGGTGCTGGAACGCCAGCCCGCCGCACTGGTCTACGGGCGGCGGCTGGGTGAGGCATGA
- a CDS encoding LysE family translocator: MPDLHTLLLFCAAALALILIPGPAVLYIVARSLHQGRQAGIVSALGVLTGGLLHVGAAAVGISALVLSSALLFSAVKLLGAAYLIYLGVRTLLAKPQDVEAPLAEPRRLSQIYWQGALVNALNPKTALFFFAFLPQFVHPGHGPVALQTLIFGFTFLLLACVSDSSYALLAGSLSRRLQGNTVLARRQKYLTGGVYLALGVGTLAVGHSAP, translated from the coding sequence ATGCCCGACCTGCATACGTTGCTGCTGTTCTGCGCCGCTGCCCTCGCCCTGATCCTGATTCCTGGGCCTGCCGTGCTGTACATCGTTGCCCGCAGTCTGCACCAGGGAAGGCAGGCCGGAATCGTATCGGCGCTGGGCGTGTTGACGGGTGGGCTGCTGCACGTGGGCGCGGCAGCGGTGGGAATCTCGGCATTGGTGCTCTCGTCGGCGCTGTTGTTCAGCGCGGTCAAGCTGCTGGGAGCGGCCTACCTGATCTATCTGGGTGTCAGGACGCTGCTTGCAAAGCCGCAGGATGTCGAGGCACCCCTCGCAGAGCCGCGCCGCCTGAGCCAGATCTACTGGCAGGGAGCGCTGGTCAATGCCCTGAATCCCAAGACCGCGCTGTTTTTCTTCGCCTTCCTGCCGCAGTTTGTCCATCCGGGACATGGCCCGGTGGCGCTGCAAACCCTGATCTTTGGCTTCACTTTTCTGCTGCTGGCCTGCGTCAGCGACAGCTCGTATGCGCTGCTGGCGGGCAGCCTGAGCCGCCGCCTTCAGGGTAATACCGTGTTGGCGCGGCGGCAGAAGTACCTGACGGGCGGGGTGTATCTGGCGCTGGGCGTGGGCACGCTGGCGGTTGGGCACTCGGCACCCTGA
- the proB gene encoding glutamate 5-kinase produces MRVVLKLGTSVLTGGTDRLHRPRLVELMRQMAALRSAGHEVVLVTSGAVIAGWEALGFPPRERTVAEKQVLAAVGQGVLMHTYAQLAEIYGLKAAQILLTADDFRDRTRYLNARTTLAGCLSRGVLPIINENDAVAVEEIKVGDNDTLSAFVANLVEAHLLVILTDAPGLYTADPRTHPDATLIPEVPRITPEIWALAGGAGSHRGTGGMQTKIQAAEIATRAGTPVVIAPGDADNAFVRAASGEAIGTRFLANGSRLEARKRWILAEIASGRVQLDEGAARALRERGGSLLAVGIRGVEGKFERGHTVRLLAPDGTEVGRGLTRYHSGDLRRIAGMKSGAIEAELGYEYGPEVVHRDDMVML; encoded by the coding sequence ATGCGCGTCGTTCTGAAACTCGGCACCTCTGTTCTGACCGGCGGTACCGACCGGCTGCACCGTCCCCGGCTGGTCGAGCTGATGCGGCAGATGGCGGCGCTGCGTTCTGCCGGGCATGAAGTGGTGCTGGTCACGTCCGGCGCGGTCATCGCGGGCTGGGAGGCGCTGGGTTTTCCTCCCCGCGAACGCACGGTGGCCGAGAAACAGGTGCTGGCAGCAGTCGGACAGGGCGTGCTGATGCACACCTACGCCCAGCTTGCCGAGATCTACGGTCTGAAGGCGGCGCAGATTCTGCTGACCGCCGACGATTTCCGCGACCGTACCCGCTACCTGAACGCCCGCACCACGCTGGCCGGATGCCTGAGCCGGGGCGTGCTGCCGATCATCAACGAAAACGACGCGGTGGCCGTCGAGGAAATCAAGGTGGGCGACAACGACACGCTCTCGGCCTTTGTGGCGAATCTGGTCGAGGCGCACCTGCTGGTGATCCTGACCGACGCGCCGGGCCTGTACACCGCTGATCCGCGCACCCACCCCGACGCCACCCTGATTCCGGAAGTGCCGCGCATCACACCCGAAATCTGGGCGCTGGCGGGCGGGGCGGGCAGTCACCGGGGCACAGGCGGCATGCAGACCAAGATTCAGGCCGCCGAGATCGCCACCCGTGCCGGAACGCCAGTCGTGATCGCACCGGGCGACGCCGACAACGCCTTTGTACGGGCCGCCTCGGGCGAGGCCATCGGCACGCGCTTTCTGGCGAACGGGTCGCGGCTGGAAGCCCGCAAGCGCTGGATTCTGGCAGAAATCGCCTCGGGGCGGGTGCAGCTCGACGAGGGCGCGGCACGGGCGCTGCGCGAGCGGGGTGGCAGCCTGCTGGCAGTGGGCATCCGGGGTGTCGAGGGCAAGTTCGAGCGCGGCCATACCGTGCGCCTGCTGGCCCCCGACGGCACCGAAGTAGGGCGCGGGCTGACCCGCTACCACTCGGGTGATCTGCGGCGCATCGCGGGCATGAAAAGCGGCGCTATCGAGGCCGAACTGGGCTACGAATACGGCCCGGAAGTGGTGCACCGCGACGACATGGTGATGCTGTAA
- the rpiA gene encoding ribose 5-phosphate isomerase A, translated as MADLEHLKKEAAERAAALVTSGMRVGLGTGSTAKYAIEAIGRRFQAGELSGVVGVATSEASDVLARSFGLPIEALDPRPLDIAIDGADEIDPQLNLIKGLGGALLREKLTEVQARRLVIIADHTKLVTRLGEKAPLPVEIARFGFLSTIERLRALGLGGRLRQPGAQPYLTDNGNYIFDAQLPEQFDAAALERTLKGTLGVIETGFFLGMAERAFVAAPDGVQELVRPD; from the coding sequence ATGGCTGATCTGGAACATCTGAAGAAGGAAGCTGCCGAACGCGCCGCTGCACTGGTCACGAGCGGGATGCGCGTGGGGCTGGGCACCGGCAGCACCGCCAAATACGCCATCGAGGCCATCGGGCGCAGGTTCCAGGCGGGCGAGCTGAGCGGGGTGGTGGGCGTGGCGACCTCGGAAGCATCGGACGTGCTGGCCCGCAGCTTCGGATTGCCCATCGAAGCGCTCGACCCGCGCCCGCTCGATATCGCCATCGACGGAGCCGACGAGATCGACCCGCAGCTCAATCTGATCAAGGGGCTGGGCGGAGCGCTGCTGCGCGAGAAGCTGACCGAGGTGCAGGCCAGACGACTGGTGATTATTGCCGACCACACCAAGCTCGTGACGCGGCTGGGCGAGAAAGCCCCGCTGCCCGTCGAAATCGCCCGTTTCGGCTTTCTGAGCACCATCGAGCGCCTGCGTGCCCTGGGGCTGGGCGGGCGTCTGCGTCAGCCGGGAGCGCAGCCGTACCTCACCGACAACGGTAATTATATTTTTGATGCCCAGCTTCCCGAACAGTTTGACGCCGCCGCGCTGGAGCGCACGCTGAAGGGCACATTGGGCGTGATCGAAACGGGTTTCTTTCTGGGCATGGCCGAGCGGGCCTTCGTGGCGGCTCCAGACGGCGTACAGGAACTGGTGCGCCCGGACTAA
- the mreC gene encoding rod shape-determining protein MreC codes for MSSPQRFGVRNSVNVWRRSLLIYAALMVLSMIATRFQIVAPLALTSGIQPITRAFLVGASNLSKAYDTLVKERDLSSRLAVLQKQNDVLRQQNELFQREVSRLRQVTQVMATQAPSVVGIAQVTEVDPSPLLSRLTINKGASAGLRQRMPVTVPAGLVGQVVEVSSNNAVVLALSDPESRVGVTLARNKGGRGLAFGSPPDRLKAQFSLGVNVKPGDVLVTSSLGGVFPVGIKVGTVEKVFPIGPNDVNQTVLVKPTVDVNLVEDVTVLGGL; via the coding sequence ATGAGCAGTCCTCAGCGATTCGGAGTTCGAAATTCAGTGAACGTCTGGCGGCGCTCGCTGCTGATCTACGCCGCGCTGATGGTCCTGAGCATGATCGCCACCCGTTTTCAGATCGTGGCTCCACTGGCACTGACGAGCGGGATTCAGCCGATTACCCGTGCTTTTCTGGTGGGCGCTTCCAATCTGTCGAAGGCCTACGACACCCTGGTCAAAGAGCGCGACCTGAGCAGCCGTCTGGCGGTGTTGCAAAAGCAGAACGACGTGCTGCGCCAGCAGAATGAACTGTTTCAGCGCGAGGTGTCGCGGCTGCGGCAGGTGACGCAGGTGATGGCGACCCAGGCCCCCAGCGTCGTCGGAATCGCCCAGGTCACGGAGGTCGATCCCAGTCCGCTGCTCAGCCGCCTGACCATCAACAAGGGAGCCAGTGCCGGACTGCGCCAGCGCATGCCGGTGACGGTGCCTGCCGGACTGGTGGGACAGGTGGTCGAGGTCAGTTCGAACAATGCGGTGGTGCTGGCGCTGTCCGACCCCGAAAGCAGGGTGGGCGTCACGCTGGCACGCAACAAAGGCGGGCGCGGGCTGGCTTTCGGATCGCCCCCAGACCGATTGAAGGCGCAGTTTTCGCTGGGCGTGAACGTCAAGCCCGGCGACGTGCTGGTCACGAGTAGTCTGGGCGGCGTCTTTCCCGTGGGCATCAAGGTCGGCACCGTCGAAAAGGTCTTCCCCATCGGCCCCAACGACGTGAACCAGACCGTTCTGGTCAAGCCCACCGTCGATGTGAATCTGGTGGAAGACGTGACTGTACTGGGGGGGCTATGA
- a CDS encoding peroxiredoxin, with translation MSELPTEEVKLHPGDVFPSFSLPSADGQHALSDYAGKYVVLYVYPKDDTPGCTKEACDFRDNMQLRQHGAQVLGLSRDDASSHADFAEKFSLPFPLLSDPDAEFMRQIGSYGTKVLYGKTSEGVKRSTFLIGPDGRLVKAWYAVKVEGHADSVVKAIEADRNAHG, from the coding sequence ATGTCCGAACTCCCCACCGAAGAAGTCAAACTCCACCCCGGCGACGTCTTCCCCTCCTTCTCGCTCCCCAGCGCCGACGGCCAGCACGCCCTGAGCGACTACGCGGGCAAGTACGTGGTGTTGTACGTCTACCCCAAAGACGACACCCCCGGCTGCACCAAGGAAGCCTGCGATTTCCGCGACAACATGCAGCTTCGTCAGCACGGCGCACAGGTGCTGGGCCTCAGCCGCGACGATGCCAGCAGTCACGCCGACTTTGCCGAGAAATTCAGCCTGCCGTTTCCGCTGCTCTCCGACCCCGACGCCGAGTTCATGCGGCAGATCGGGTCGTATGGCACCAAAGTGCTGTACGGCAAAACCAGCGAGGGCGTCAAACGCAGTACCTTCCTGATCGGGCCAGACGGCAGACTGGTGAAAGCGTGGTACGCCGTCAAGGTCGAGGGGCACGCCGACAGCGTGGTGAAGGCCATCGAAGCCGACAGGAACGCGCATGGCTGA
- a CDS encoding CPBP family glutamic-type intramembrane protease: MTDAASTLPVSELFEASPLRWRLPWRDFWRLAGLQIGLFLLVFVLGLLILLPAQKALHLPKGSFHGGGNFFTLSILAPILEELICRSALTPTFAAFFRQYRGRSLKAFWFCVPLLLIVSKLFSSFPLRRDVMVIMLMISVLGLVLRLKSPTLALEHQINFVFITVITISFALLHLSNYSNLPPNPLILLLVLPQFLNGLLLAYAANRYGLRASMSMHSLNNTLVTLVVWLTLLL, translated from the coding sequence ATGACCGACGCCGCCTCGACCCTGCCCGTCTCCGAACTCTTCGAGGCATCTCCCCTTCGCTGGCGGCTGCCGTGGCGCGACTTCTGGCGACTCGCCGGACTGCAAATCGGCCTGTTCCTGCTGGTCTTCGTGCTCGGTCTGCTGATCCTCCTTCCAGCCCAGAAAGCGCTCCACCTGCCCAAAGGTTCCTTTCACGGCGGTGGAAACTTCTTCACGCTGTCAATTCTTGCACCCATTCTCGAAGAACTCATCTGCCGCAGCGCCCTTACACCCACGTTTGCCGCGTTCTTTCGCCAGTACCGGGGCAGATCGCTCAAGGCGTTCTGGTTCTGCGTTCCGCTGCTGCTGATTGTGTCAAAGTTATTTAGTTCATTCCCGCTACGCCGTGATGTCATGGTTATTATGCTAATGATCAGTGTTCTTGGTCTGGTCTTAAGATTGAAAAGCCCCACGCTGGCTCTTGAGCACCAGATTAATTTTGTATTTATCACTGTTATTACTATAAGTTTTGCCCTTCTTCACCTATCAAACTATTCCAACCTGCCGCCCAACCCGCTCATTCTTCTACTGGTGCTTCCACAATTTCTGAATGGCCTTCTGCTGGCCTACGCTGCCAATCGCTATGGCCTCCGCGCTTCGATGAGTATGCACAGCCTCAATAACACGCTGGTCACACTCGTGGTCTGGCTGACGTTGTTGCTCTGA
- a CDS encoding GNAT family N-acetyltransferase, producing MKPDHVPASVQTPRLLLRAPRPDDAPAVYRAVMASLPELRRWMEWAQQPLDEAGYRENLTRAAERFVSGEELRYLVWDAAGEILLGSSGFHALNWSVPKGEIGYWIDSRHTGQGYATETARALTDFGFDELGFRRIEIRCDALNAASAAVAARLGFTLDARLINDKVAAHAPHELRDTLIFSRVR from the coding sequence ATGAAGCCGGATCATGTCCCGGCCAGTGTCCAGACGCCGCGCCTGCTGCTGCGTGCCCCCCGCCCCGACGACGCTCCCGCCGTGTACCGGGCAGTCATGGCGTCGCTGCCGGAACTCAGGCGCTGGATGGAGTGGGCGCAGCAGCCGCTGGACGAGGCCGGATACCGCGAAAATCTGACGCGAGCCGCCGAACGCTTCGTGTCGGGTGAAGAGCTGCGTTACCTCGTCTGGGACGCGGCGGGCGAAATACTTCTCGGCAGCAGCGGCTTTCACGCGCTGAACTGGAGTGTGCCGAAGGGCGAGATCGGCTACTGGATCGACTCGCGGCACACCGGGCAGGGATACGCCACCGAGACGGCGCGGGCGCTAACCGACTTCGGCTTCGATGAACTGGGGTTTCGGCGGATCGAGATTCGCTGCGACGCCCTGAACGCCGCGAGCGCCGCCGTCGCCGCCCGGCTGGGATTTACACTCGACGCCCGGCTGATCAACGACAAGGTCGCGGCCCACGCTCCCCACGAGCTGCGCGACACCCTGATTTTTTCGCGGGTACGCTGA